The region CCGCGAGGTCAAGCGCTCATAGGTAGCCCGCATTTTCAGCCCCGTTAGCACTTGGAATAGACCCGATCCATTATCGGAACCCGGATAGTCACGGTGCTTCAGCAGGAGTTCCGTCACTTCGCCGTAGTGCTTGGTGGAGGTATTACTCAGGTGGCTTTCAATGTAGATGAGTTCATCGAGTTTTTCAAAGCGACCGTCCACTTCTAAGACCGAAACGGGGTGACCATAGTATTCATCAGGTCCGTAGCTGAGGCGGATGCCCGGATAGGAGCAGGTGAGCTTACGACCGCAGGGAATCCAAGTAATCGTTGAGCCTTCATCAAAGAGATAGACTGGCTCAAAGCCGGGGATGCCTTCCCGTTGCAGCATCCGTACCCGCAGGATATTGCCGACTTTTTCCTCTTTGGCCAACTGGCTTGGCAGAATTTGCAAAACCACGTCAGCGTACTGCTTTTGGGGATCGATATAGGCCATAAAGTCAGGGCGACGGGCGTTGATGGAGGCAATGACGTCTTCATAGCTATGGCCCCGCTCAGCCATGTCGCGCTTGATCTTCCAAGCAATTTTTACATCGTCACTGATGTCGAGATAAACACTGAAATCAATGAGCGATCGCACCCGTTCATCATAGAGGGGATGCAGGCCTTCAATCACAATCACGTGGTTGGGATCCACCTTCTCCGGCGGATCAATCGTCCCCGTTTCGTGGTTGTAGATGGGTTTCATGATTGATTCGCCATTTTTGAGAGCCTTGATCTGCTCGTACATCAGATCAAAGTTGTTGGCGCGGGGATCAAGCGCTGTAATCCCCATTTCTTTCCGCTGCTTGCGATCCAGACTGTGATAGTCATCCAAACAAATCACAGTCATAAAGTCTTCGCCAAACAGATCGGCCAGTCGGCGCAAAAACGTTGATTTACCACAGCCGGAGTCTCCAGCAACGCCGATGAGAACCACACGGTCTGGCTTACTGCTCATAGCTGACGATTCCCTTTGCTCGTAGAAGTGGACATCCCCTGATGGGGTGGTTCAGTATTCCCTTACTGATATTACAAGGGTGGTGTCCCTCTAGGATAGTTTTTTGGGCAAAAAGAGGAACCTTGCCATCCCCAGGGGGGGTGGGTGGTTGTTCTAGGGAAGAGTTTGGGATACATTAATAGATTGCGAAAGTTCATCCTAGGGATCATCATGGCCTGCCCCAAAAAGAAAACCTCAAAGTCCAAGCGCAGTATGCGCCGTGCTGCCTGGAAGCGCCAAGCTGCCCTTCAAGCACAACGCGCCCTTTCGATCGGCAAGTCTATTTTGACTGAACGTGCCCAAGGGTTCTACTTCCCTGAAGCCGAAGAAGAGAACGAAGACGAGCAGGAGTAATCATGGCCACCCCTACAGAGCCGAGCCGCACCCCTAAATTGGAAACCCCCAAGTACGGCTTTAATACCTTTGCTGAGCGGATCAATGGCCGTGCTGCCATGGTGGGTCTGGTGGCTCTTTTGCTATGGGAATATTGGACAGGAGAGGGCCTGCTCCACTGGTTGGGTTGGCTCTAGGGGACGCCTTTAGCACTGTGTTGCATGATTCCCTACAACCTCAGTGACCCCCGCCTCTTTGGCATTATGGTTGGGGTGATGTTTTTGATGGTCGTCAGCCGCCTATTGCTAGTGGCTGGCTTTTTTTCGCTGGTGTATGTCGTGGCTTCCTGGACGCCCCTGAGGAAACGACGGGTAAATTTGCGGCCTTACCAGCGAGGACAGTTTTGGCAGGAGTTTGGCTGGTCATTGGTGACAGCGGCTATTTTTGCGCTGGCGGGGGCGATCGCCGCCGTGATGTGGCAGCGGGGCTGGACAGCGGTTTATCTGGAGTTAAATTCCCCTTGGGACTATATGTACTTTCCCGTGAGCATTGGCCTTGTGCTGCTGCTCCACGAAACCTATTACTATTGGCTCCATCGCTGGATGCACCAACCAAAAATTTATCGCCGTGTCCATCGGGTACATCACCATAGCATTGTTGCCTCCCCCTGGACTGCCTTTTCGTTTCATCCCTGGGAGGCCTGCTTACAGGCGATTTTTCTGCCGCTGATTATTGTGCTTGTGCCGCTGCACCCCTACGCCATCGTCATCCAGCTCAGCCTCATGACGCTCTCCAGTGTGATTAACCATCTGAATTTAGAGATTTACCCCCGTGGCTTTGCGGAACATTGGCTGGGGCAGTGGTTGATTGGGGCCACCCACCACAGTTTGCACCACAGTCAATTTCGTTGTAACTATGGCCTCTATTTCACCTTTTGGGATCGCTGGTTGGGAACAGAAAGTCGTGATTACCTGCCTCTGTTTCGCGATCGCACCCAAGGCTGAACTCAGGATGAATTCTGCATAGGCCCATTGGCAAAGGCGTAGGACAGTCTGTCTGGTTCAGTGGCAGTGAGATGGTCAAGGCACTTTCCTTTCCGATGATGGCGGAGCGACAACATCCGCTGATCCAACCGTTACTTACCCTTTCCGATGCAGAATTGATCCAGGCCTTTCAGAATCAGCGCGATCGCGGCTGCTACTTCGTGGCTCTCTATTGCCGCTACGGCCCCCTGGTGTACAGTGTTCTGCAACACCACGGGCGATCGCCCGTACAGGTGGACTATCTTTTTGCCAAGGTGTGGCATGGGCTATTTTTCAGCTTTGACCTTGTGGAATTTACCCCTGAGGGTGTGAAAGTGGGTGACGAGGAAGCGCGTTCCCTGCGCAATTGGATTGTCAACCGCACCGCCACCCTCATTCAAGAAGATCTGCCCGGCATTGAGCACATTACCTATGTCCTTCAGGATGCACCACCGCCCCTTTGGTGCTACTTGGAAGCGAGCCTTGCCTACCTGAGTCCCCTGAGCCGTCTCGTGCTGGTAACAACCCAAACCTTTCACTGGAGCCTTGAGCGCCTGCGCGCTTATCTAGACCTTCAAGGGGAAACCTACAGCCTTGAGGAACTCCACCAGCATTTAGAGGAAGGCCTAGCACGCATCGTGGAGTATCTGCCACCGGATATTCGCCAAATTTACTTAATGCCCAATCGGATGTCGGAGGACTCCCCCGCTGTTCAACCAACCCTTGAAGAACTCTTTCCCAATAGGGTTGAGGAGGTGGGTGCCCATCTTGATAGCCCGCCGGGAGCAAGCGTCGGCGAGGCGACTGAGACGACGGACAGTATTGATAACCTACTGGCAGAGTGGGAGCGGATTCTCTCCGGTTGAGATGATGATTTTCTTAAAGGAATCCCAGAGGGCTTTGGGCTAACCCCAAGACCGTGCCTTGTATGCTAGACTCAATTTATTGAGAAAAATTTCTAACAAAATCTTACTTCTATGGGTCTAGGTGTGGTTAATTTGCCGACATTTTGCCTTGAGGGCACGGTTGAAGAGATCTTTTACAAGAAAGGACGGCCCAAGGTCGTGATTTTGAAAACCCCCACGGGAAGAGTCTGGATCAAGCTGGAAAAGTCGCTACGGCGCGAATTAGCACAAGTTCCCAAGGTGGGCGATCGCCTGCGGCTAGAAGGTACTGTCAAGGAGAAGTACGATGGCTGGGTCAAGCAATACCAGGCAAGCCATTTAGAATTTTTAGCAACGGCTCAAGCCACAGCAGCAAGGGGTTCTCAGCCCTGTAGGGTGCTCATTTGTCAAAAATCCTCTTGCTGTCGCCGGGGCGCTAAGGAACTCTGGCAAGAACTAGAAGCCCAACAGCTCCCCATTACCCTGAAAGCGACAGGCTGTATGGGGGAATGCAAACGGGGACCAGCGGTGGTTATCCTGCCCCAGAAAAAGCGGCTCACCCGTGCCAATGCCCAACAGATTCGCGAGCTAGTTTGCTCGACTGAGGCTTAGGGAATTTAGAACAACGATAATGGAACTGAAGGCCATGCCAGCGGCCGCAAGCCCGGGCGTGAGACTGAGTCCCCACAGGGGTAATCCGACACCGGCTGCAATAGGTAAAGCGACGATATTGTAGGCCACGGCCCACAGAAGATTCTGCTGAATTTTGCGGAAGGTGGCACGGCTGAGGGCTAGGACGGCGAGCACATCCTCCAGATGATTGCGGGTGAGGATAATATCTGCTGCTTCAATGGCCACCTCTGTACCACTGCCAAGACTAATCCCCACCTGAGCTGCTGTCAGAGCGGGGGCATCATTCATGCCATCCCCAACCATTGCCACTGTTTTGCCCTTAGTTTGCCACTCCTCAATGAGGGCCAGCTTTTGCTGTGGTTGCAGATCTGGGTGGATATTGACTGGGAGGAGGCCGAGGGGTTCTAGGAGTTGTTGTGCCGCTTTGGCGGTGTCGCCCGTGAGGACATGAATCTCATAGCCTTGGGCTTGCAGGGCTTGAATGGTGCTCACTGCCTCTGGGCGCAGGCGATCGCGAAAGGTGACCACCGCCATCAACTGGCGATCGCGGGCCAAGGCCACATGGGTTTCTACCGCTAGGGGAGGGGAGTCAATGCCCTGATCACGCAGCCAACTGAGACGTCCCGCTTGATAGTAATGCCCCTCAATCCAACCGCTGATCCCCAGTCCAAGGACAGTTTCCAGCTCAGTCACCGTTGCTAGTTCTGTTGTCTGGTTGGTCGCAGCCCATGCCTTCTGAATCGCTACCGCAAGGGGATGGCGACTCTTGTGCTCTAGGCTGGCCAGTAGGTACAGGACGGTTTCTAAGGAGAGGTCCCCGTACAGGTGAATCTCTGCTACTTCGAGTTCACCCGTCGTCAGTGTGCCCGTCTTGTCAAAGACAATCGTGTCCAACTGTTGACTGTGCTGGAGAACATCGCCGCCGCGAATAATTAAGCCTTTGGCAGCGGCACGACTGATGCCCACAAGAAGGGCGATCGGGGTGGCAAGGCCAAGGGCACAGGGACAGGCAATCACCAACACACTTAAGGCCAGCTTTAGGGGCAATAGGGGCGTGTTATTGGTGATTTCTGGGAAAAAATGGGGGGCGATCGCCCCCCAAAAAAGCGCCGTGCCTGCTGCTAAGAGCAACACGCCATAGCCAAAATAGCCCGCCACCACATCTGCCATTTGCTGCACCGGTGCTTTGCGATTTTGTGCCTGCACCACAAGGTCTAAAATCTGCCCGAGAAAGGAGGCTCGACCACAGCGTTCTACCCGTAGGGTGACCGCCGCACCCACATTGCGACTGCCCGCTAGAACAAATGCCCCTACCCCTTTGGCCACCGGTAGAGACTCCCCCGTGAGCATGGATTCATCCACCAAGGTCTCCCCGGTTACAATCGTGCCATCGGCGGGAAAGGGTTCCCCAGCATCCACCCACAGCCAGTCTCCCACCTGGATACGACTGACGGGAATGGGCCAGCGATCGCTAGCGGTCAAACTCGGTTGCCATAGTGCCTGTTTTGGCTGCAGGGCGAGGAGCGATCGCAAGTCCCGTTGTGCCTGTTGGCGGACTCGTTGCTCCAGCGATCGCCCCAGCAAAATAAACCCAAGGATCATCACTGGTTCATCAAAGAAACACTGCCACCCCAAGGCCGGCCACAGCCACGCCACCGTACTGGTGAGGTAAGCCCCCAAGGCGCCAAGAGCCACCAGCGTATTCATATTTGGGCGCCCTTGGCTCAAGCCAGCTATTCCCTCCCGCAAAATCTCCCACCCCGGTAGGACAAGGGCAATCGTCGCTAGCCCCCAGTGCCAGATCATCGCTTCTAACATGGGCCAGTGTCCCGGCAGCAGATTAATCCCGTGGCCGACACTGGAGAGAATCAGGAGCACAAGGGCGATCGCCAACCTTGGCAAAGAGGTTTCCTCGGCGGTCGTGGGCAGTTCCAAAAGGACATTGGCTTCTGCAAGGGTGGCCTGAAAGCGGCCTTGGTTGAGGCTCTCGACAATGGCGGTGGGGGTTGTTTCATTGGGGGAATAGGTGACGACGGCGGTTCCCGTCACCAGATTCACGGCCGCAGCATTGACGCCCGGCTGCTCTTTTAACTGATTTTCCAGCGATCGCACACAGCCAGCACAACGCAGGCCGCTCACCCGCAGAATTGCTACCTCAGGGGCCTGGGAATCAAGACTTGAACTTAGGGACACGTCGCACCTTCTCCAAAAAGAACGACCTCCAATCTCCTAACTGCGTCCCCACCACCTATTGTGGCACGTTGGTTCTGAGAGTCAGGGAACGGGAGGAGTAAGGTTTTCACTCGCAATGCCAACAATAGTAGGTGCCAAGGAGACCGGCGATCGCTATTTCATGCCAGAAGAATATTTTGCGCGGGCAAAGCAGCAGTTGCAAAGGCATGAGTTGATTGATGGCCGTATCTATACCCATTGTCGCAGACCCATTGTCGCAGGACTCTCGAGCGCAACCGAAGCCACCGATCGTCGCAAATCGCGATAAAAAATTAGCTCTTACCATCGCACCTCAACCCTGTGGATGATGGGCTGGCTAGCTTAGGGGAAATGGTGGTCGACATCTACAAAGAATCTATAAAGATAAAGAAATAACCTGGGGGATTGGCTGCGGCACTGCTACTGCGGGGGGCGATCGCGTCGAATTGAGAAGTCCCATTGAGAAGCATTGATTCAGGGTGCCCATTGAGCAGTTTTACGACCATGCTGACCTATCGGCCGATATGAGCCGCTTTTCCTGCGGACCCTGAGGCTATGGAAAAAGCAAAATTGGGTATTCTTTGAGAGGAGAGTAAATTCAAGGGGTACCAGAGATGTTACCGTTAACGCTGAGTCGCCTCTGGACAATTAGCCGGAATGTTTTCAATGAAACACTGCGGGAGCGGGTTCTTTACGTCACTGCTGTTTTTGCCATTGGCCTAGCCTTAGCGATTGTGATTTTGGGACAGGTGTCAGCAGGAACCCAAGACAAAATTAGCCTTGATGTGGGGATGGCAGGAATTTCCCTCTTTGGCTTGCTGATTGCCGCCTTTGTCGGGGGGGGGTTGCTCAATAAAGAGATAGAAAAACGCACGATTTTGGTGATGTTGGCGAAACCCATCAGCCGTGCCGAATTTATTGTTGGCAAACATTTGGGCTTATCGGCGGTTCTGCTGGTACTGGTGGCACTGATGACGCTGATTCTGTTTATTCTCATGAGCCTGAATCAGTTTGCCTATCCCGCTGGTCCTTTGATGGTGACCTCTTTCTACATTGCGCTGCAACTAGCCCTCTTAACGGCAGCCGCTTTGCTTTTTGGTAGTTTCACCAGTTCATTGATTGCGACGCTCCTAACGGTGGCACTGTACTTTATGGGGCACTTTAGCCAAAACTTGGTTATTCTCAGCCAAAAGATGGAGAGTGACACCGTACGGCAACTGATGCAGTTTCTCTATCTGATTTTTCCCGATTTATCCCGCTTGGATTTTAAGAATACGGCGGTCTATGGAATGTTGCCGTCTGTACCGGAACTGGTGGCCAATGCCTTTTATGGCGTGGTTTATACGGTGGCCCTGCTGGCGATCGCTACCTGGATTTTCTCTCGTCGCAACTTTTAGCAAAAACTCGTAGCCAATTTGTTCAATTGTTCCCTCAATGGGCTATGATAAAGCTCTGGGAACCTTTGCCCGTGTAGCTCAGTGGTAGAGCACACCCTTGGTAAGGGTGAGGTCACGAGTTCAATCCTCGTCACGGGCTTGATTTAAAGCTGTTGCAGCCAATAGCTGATCGCCAACAGGACAGCCAAAAGCACGACCGTCCAGCGCAACAGCCTGGGGTCGACTGCACCGGCAAATTTACCGCCTAGAAGTCCGCCAACAAGGGTGGCGATCGCCATCCCCCAAGCCACCGGCCATACCACCTCCCCAGACAGGGCGAAAAATGCAGCAGCAGCCAGATTAATCCCAAAGGCTAAAATTTGCTTCAAGCCATTGAGGCGCCTCAAGCTTTCCTGGAGAACAAGGCCCAGCACGGCTAGCAAAATCACACTCAAGCCCGCACCAAAATAGCCACCATAGACCGCCGCGATAAATACCAGGGGAATAGCTCCCACTTCAGACCTATCTGGCGCACTGATCCGCCCCAGTAACCAGGCCCGCACCTGCTCCTGAACCCCCAAGAGAACAGCGGCCAAAAGCAGCAAATAGGGAATTAAGGCATTGAACAGTGCCTCGTTGGTGTGCAGCAGTAAGATTGCTCCTGTGATCCCCCCCGCCACTGCAGTGGGAAAGAGCCAACCAAGGCGCCGTTGCTGACCCTTGAGCTCTTGGTATTGGGCCACTGTCGCTCCCAAGTAACCGGGAACCAAGGCAACTGTGCTGGTGAGATTGGCAACCACTGGCGGCAAGCCGATCGCCACCAAAGCTGGAAAACTAATCAGTGTTCCCCCACCGGCAATGGCATTGACAAAGCCCGCCGCCAGACCTGCAACGGTCAGGACTCCGATCTCAGTAATCATACCCCTGGCTGGCTCAAGCCTAGGAAAGGTAGCGTTGGAGGGTCTCGCGGTACTGACTCTTGGGTTTCATACCGACAATCACCTCTAGGAGTTCCTTATTTTTGAAAAGTTGAATGGTAGGGGTACTGGTAACCCCCGCTTGCTCGGCGATCGCGCTATCCTCAGTGATGTCAATTTCAATGAGCTGCACTTTGCCGTCGAATTCCTCCACCAGTCGATCCAAAATGGGCTTGAGCGTATGGCAGGGACCACAGGTGGGGGAGACATATTTCACCAGCAGAAGGCGATCGCTTTCGTGGAAGAGTTTGCGCAAGGCATAGCTGCCCCGATGTTTAATGGCATTGGGATCAAACTCCTGTTGTGGAGAGGCGGTGGGTTTCGCCGTTGCTGCGGGCTGGGTCTCCGTTGCCCTTTGGTGAAACTCCTGAATGAGCCCCCGCGCTGAAAGCCAACGTTCTGCATCAAGGGCTGCCATACAACCACTGCCTGCTGCGGTTACAGCTTGGCGGTATTCATGGTCTTGAACATCCCCAGCAGCAAAGACTCCCTCTACATTTGTTTGTGTCCCATGGCGAGTGACAATATAACCAACGCTATCCAATTCCAGAAAATCCTTGAAGAGTTGGGTATTGGGCGTGTGGCCAATGGCATAGAATAAACCCCGCACCGGCAAGAGGGATTCTTCCCCTGTGGCTTTATTGATAATCCGCAGACCCGTCATTAAGTTGCCATCGCCAAGAATTTCCCGTGCTTCGGTTTGCCAGTGAACTGTAATTTTAGGATTGGCAAACACACGATCCTGCATGGCCTTACTGGCTCGCATTTTGTCACTACGCACCAGGAGATGCACGTGGGAGCCATACTTGGTGAGATAAACAGCTTCCTCTGCCGCACTATCGCCGCCGCCAATCACCGCTAACTCCACATCCTTGAAAATGGGTGTTGCGCCATCACAAATGGCACAGGCGGACACGCCCTTGGTCCAATACTGCTCTTCACCGGGCAAATGGAGTCGTTTGGCTGTGGCACCCGTACAGATAATCACGCTGTGGGCATAGACTTGCCGCTCCGCTGAGCTGATGAGAAAGGGGCGTTGGCTAAAATCCACCTGAATCACATCTTCAGTCACCATTTCCGTGCCCCAGCGCTCCGCTTGCGCCTTCATCCGTGCCATCAGTTGTGGCCCTTGAATGCCTTCGGGAAAGCCGGGAAAGTTTTCCACTTCCGTCGTGGTCATGAGTTGGCCCCCGGGCAGCCCCCCAATTTGATAGCCCTCAAACATCAACGGTTTCAGGTTGGCACGGGCGGCATAGATAGCTGCTGTGTAGCCCGCAGGGCCAGACCCAATAATGACAACGTTTTCAATCCGTGGCGGTGTCATGGCTAAAATAAACTCGAAACGACTATGAGTTATTTGATTTTAGCTTGATTTTCCGTGGCAAACAAGGGGAGCATCTTTGGGGATAATGAAACGGTTAGGCACGCTCCTTGGCTGTGTACATCAAGCGGTTAGAGCTCACGAATTTTAAGTCCTTTGGCGGCACCACTGTGATTCCGCTGCTGCCGGGGTTTACGGTCATTTCAGGTCCCAATGGCTCAGGGAAGTCGAACCTCCTGGATGCGTTGCTCTTTGCCCTCGGCCTTGCCGGGTCCAAAGGGATGCGGGCAGAACGATTGCCAGATTTGGTGAACCATAGCCAAACGCGGCGCGGCCATAGTGTTGTGGAAACGCGAGTCACGGTGACATTTGCACTGGATGCCGAAACGGAATGGCGGGTAACGCGGCGACTGCGGGTCACTAAGCAGGGCAGCTATACCTCAACCTACGCGGTCAATGATCAGCCCTGCACACTGAATGAACTGCACGATCAGTTACAGGCGTTTTGTATCTATCCCCAGGGCTATAACGTGGTCTTGCAAGGGGACGTCACTAGTATGATCTCGATGAATGCCAAAGCACGGCGGGAAATCATTGACGAACTGGCGGGAGTGGCGGATTTTGACCGCAAGATTGCCCAAGCTCGCGAAAAATTAGATACGGTCAAGGAACGCGAAGAACGCTTTCGCATTGTTGAGCGGGAATTGATTCAACAGCGCGATCGCCTGCAACGGGAGCGGCTGCACGCCGAAAAATATCAAGCCCTGCGATTGGAACTGCAGGAGCGAGAGCAATGGCTACTCGTGCGCCAATGGCAGGCCCACGAAGAGCAAAAGGTGCAACTACAAGCACAGATTCAGACCCTACAACAGGAGCAAACCCAGCGCCAAGAGCAACTGCAACAAAAGGCACAGGAGATGGCAGCGGCAGCCGTTACCCTAGAACAGCTCAATCGACAGGTGAAAGCCCTCGGCGAAGAAGAGTATCTCCGTCTCCAAGCAACGTTAGCGGATCTCCATGCCCAGCAGCGTCAATGTCAACGGCAGCAAGCCGCCAACCAACAGCAACAGGAACAGTTGGCAGAACAACTCCAGCAAGGGCAAGCCCAGTACCACCGTCAACAGGCGCAGCACCGGCAACTTGCTGAAGAGTTAGCACAGCAACGGGGCGATCGCACCCCCTTAATGACAGCGGTTGCTAACAGCCAAGCGACCCTCGAGGCCCTACGGCAGCAAGTTCAGGAGTTGAGTACAGCCGCCCAAACTTGGTTTCAGGAACACAGTCAGCGGCGGCAGCGGATTGATGCTTTGATCCACGAACTGGAACCCAGTCGCACTGAATTGTCTCGCCTTCAGGAGCGATCGCAACAATTGCGGCAGCGGCAGGGGGAATTGCACCAAGCGGCCACCGCCTTAGAAGGACAACAATTGGAATTGCAAGACGCGCTAACAACAGCTGCAGCAGCCATCAAACAACAGGAGCAGCAACTGCAAACCTTAGCCCAACAACTGGCGACAGCACAGCAACAATTGAGCCGAACAGAAGAAACCTATCAACGCCTTGAGCGAGAACAGCGCCAAAAGCAGCGGGAGCTCGATCAGTTGGAAGCACGGCAACAGGCGGTTCAGGAAACCCAAGGGGGTTTTGCAGCGCGGCTCATTTTAAGTGCTGATCTCCCCGGCGTATTGGGGCTGGTGGCACAGCTTGGCCAAGTGGAACCCCGCTATCAACTGGCCTTGGAAATTGCGGCTGGCGCACGCTTAGGCAATATTGTTGTGGCGGATGACAGTGTAGCAGCGGCAGCGATCGCCCTCCTCAAGCGAGAACAGGCCGGTAGAGCCACATTTTTGCCCCTGAATAAGATGGCGCGTCCCAAGCCCCTTTCTCCCATTGCCTTGGCGGGTTGTATTGACTATGCGTTAAATCTTGTGACCTTTGAGCCGCAGTATGCCCCCATTTTTGCCTATGTGTTTGGCAGTACGCTGGTGTTTGAGAGCCTTGAGGCGGCGCGAGAATACCTAGGGCAATATCGGATGGTCACGCTCGAGGGAGAGTTGCTGGAACCCTCAGGGGCAATGACTGGGGGCAGCCAGCGTCGCCCCAATACCCTCCGTTTTGCTCAGGGCGTTCCCCCCCAAGAGTCGGCAGAAGTCCAACAGGTGCGCGATCGCCTGGGGGAATTGGAACGCCTGTTAGATCGCCTCCTGCAGGAACGCACTCACCAACAAGGGAGAGTGAATGCGCTGAGCCAAGCCCTGAGTG is a window of Thermosynechococcus vestitus BP-1 DNA encoding:
- the smc gene encoding chromosome segregation protein SMC codes for the protein MYIKRLELTNFKSFGGTTVIPLLPGFTVISGPNGSGKSNLLDALLFALGLAGSKGMRAERLPDLVNHSQTRRGHSVVETRVTVTFALDAETEWRVTRRLRVTKQGSYTSTYAVNDQPCTLNELHDQLQAFCIYPQGYNVVLQGDVTSMISMNAKARREIIDELAGVADFDRKIAQAREKLDTVKEREERFRIVERELIQQRDRLQRERLHAEKYQALRLELQEREQWLLVRQWQAHEEQKVQLQAQIQTLQQEQTQRQEQLQQKAQEMAAAAVTLEQLNRQVKALGEEEYLRLQATLADLHAQQRQCQRQQAANQQQQEQLAEQLQQGQAQYHRQQAQHRQLAEELAQQRGDRTPLMTAVANSQATLEALRQQVQELSTAAQTWFQEHSQRRQRIDALIHELEPSRTELSRLQERSQQLRQRQGELHQAATALEGQQLELQDALTTAAAAIKQQEQQLQTLAQQLATAQQQLSRTEETYQRLEREQRQKQRELDQLEARQQAVQETQGGFAARLILSADLPGVLGLVAQLGQVEPRYQLALEIAAGARLGNIVVADDSVAAAAIALLKREQAGRATFLPLNKMARPKPLSPIALAGCIDYALNLVTFEPQYAPIFAYVFGSTLVFESLEAAREYLGQYRMVTLEGELLEPSGAMTGGSQRRPNTLRFAQGVPPQESAEVQQVRDRLGELERLLDRLLQERTHQQGRVNALSQALSEAHQSHRDRQRQWEQLQQQQQQLNRQQAELERQQQYLSQELTAAETELTHLEARLPELEAELAAERLALNALEASPSHQQWQQVQAQLQAQEKIHASQVAALQAVDQALGDRHRQLEQLERDLKQTEQEIQRLCQAQREMRCQQQALDQTLGDLATQIERTQAALRELDSRLGHLKGDRDRHEYQLRQQQKNYQQLEWQYQKASETLTTLQAQLQELSTIEPPPLPQPLPEVPAELSLRDIQQQCQALEQRLRAMEPVNMLAIQEFEETQARLKELQEKLAVLAAERTEILLRIENFTTLRHQSFREAFDAINANFQTIFATLSDGDGYLQLESPEDPFAGGLNLVAHPKGKPVQRLASMSGGEKSLTALSFIFALQRYRPSPFYAFDEVDMFLDGANVERLAKMIQQQSQQAQFIVVSLRRPMIEAAQRTIGVTQARGQHTQVIGLDLTAYP